From a single Nostoc sp. MS1 genomic region:
- a CDS encoding alpha/beta fold hydrolase: MFQPLGFEQRSIITSLGKIVYYTNAGSLWQGDDQADGRETLVFLHGFGGGSSAYEWSKVYPAFAAQYRILAPDLIGWGQSEHPQRNYQIEDYLTTIREFFGQTCAEPVTAIASSLTAAFTIRVAIAHPELFKSLILVTPAGLSDFGEDYTRSIFAQIVSVPLVDRFLYSTGIATSGGIRSFLEQRQFAQSNRVYDEIVEAYLQSAQQPHAEYAALSFVRGDLCFDLSLYIQQLTTPTVIIWGQKSQFTGPEIGRRLAQQNPQAIKVFQELDDVGLTPQLELPAVTIGLIKKFLPLLNNQ; encoded by the coding sequence ATGTTTCAACCACTAGGATTTGAGCAACGCTCTATAATTACCTCTCTAGGTAAAATTGTGTATTACACTAACGCTGGGTCACTTTGGCAAGGAGATGATCAGGCTGATGGCCGAGAAACTTTAGTGTTTCTACATGGTTTTGGCGGTGGTTCTTCTGCTTATGAATGGTCGAAAGTCTATCCTGCCTTCGCAGCGCAGTATCGTATATTAGCACCTGATTTGATAGGTTGGGGTCAATCTGAACATCCACAACGGAATTATCAGATTGAAGATTATTTAACGACTATCCGTGAGTTTTTTGGGCAAACTTGCGCTGAACCAGTAACAGCGATCGCATCTTCCTTAACGGCAGCCTTTACTATTAGAGTAGCGATCGCACATCCTGAATTATTTAAGTCTTTAATTCTTGTTACACCAGCCGGACTCTCTGATTTCGGTGAGGACTACACTCGGAGCATTTTTGCTCAAATTGTTAGTGTTCCTCTAGTCGACCGCTTCCTATACAGTACGGGTATTGCCACTAGCGGCGGTATTCGGAGTTTCTTAGAACAACGACAATTTGCTCAATCTAACCGAGTATATGACGAAATTGTCGAAGCTTATCTCCAGTCTGCCCAGCAGCCTCATGCTGAGTATGCTGCTTTGTCATTTGTCCGGGGTGATTTATGCTTTGATTTATCGCTTTATATTCAACAGTTAACTACACCTACAGTCATTATCTGGGGTCAAAAGTCTCAATTCACAGGCCCAGAAATTGGCAGGCGTTTGGCACAACAGAATCCTCAAGCCATCAAGGTATTCCAAGAGTTGGATGATGTAGGGTTAACTCCACAGTTAGAACTCCCAGCAGTGACCATAGGATTGATTAAGAAGTTCTTGCCTTTGCTGAATAATCAATAG
- a CDS encoding armadillo-type fold-containing protein — protein sequence MVKALSSWQQLINQMPDWLLPELKTKATKRRNYQHLSELNGFLILLVILVAMLLWNWKLLLALLVGVGVMLLVYSMQKWDWRLRWVELQKLFNGSNRRLVIAVGSGGIATVSTYMAAAIMADSPSPWIAAGAIAQGIGTLLTIILLVWQLIKSYAGKEENNFEQLFLNLTEKDSLKRLVTLRRITKIIKTQKIDSELQREITQCLQLLLTREEEPIVREAAFEGLQALEPLQPLQSQPMSPLKPLSTKVKAQA from the coding sequence GTGGTAAAGGCTCTGTCTTCTTGGCAGCAATTAATCAACCAGATGCCCGACTGGCTGCTTCCAGAGCTTAAGACTAAAGCCACCAAGCGGCGAAATTATCAGCATCTTTCAGAACTAAATGGTTTTTTGATATTGCTGGTAATTCTCGTGGCTATGCTGTTGTGGAACTGGAAACTTCTATTAGCACTTCTGGTTGGTGTTGGCGTAATGTTATTAGTCTACTCAATGCAGAAATGGGACTGGAGATTACGCTGGGTAGAACTGCAAAAGCTTTTTAACGGGTCAAATCGCCGATTAGTGATAGCTGTAGGTAGTGGAGGAATAGCTACTGTCAGTACTTATATGGCTGCGGCAATTATGGCTGATTCCCCTAGCCCTTGGATAGCGGCTGGTGCGATCGCTCAAGGAATAGGAACCTTATTGACTATAATTTTGCTAGTCTGGCAACTTATCAAATCCTATGCTGGCAAGGAGGAAAATAACTTTGAGCAGTTATTCCTCAATCTTACAGAAAAAGACTCTTTAAAGCGCTTAGTAACTTTACGTAGAATCACTAAAATAATTAAAACGCAAAAAATTGACTCAGAATTGCAGCGAGAAATTACCCAATGCTTGCAGTTGCTACTAACTCGTGAAGAAGAACCGATAGTTAGAGAAGCAGCTTTTGAAGGTTTACAAGCCCTAGAGCCATTACAACCACTGCAATCTCAACCTATGTCACCGCTAAAGCCTCTGTCAACTAAAGTGAAAGCGCAAGCTTAG
- the ftsE gene encoding cell division ATP-binding protein FtsE: MPVLTNPAHAEQAIYEQEDNTQESTSNSYMVQLNAVTKTYGNGCHGLLDVNLEIKKKEFLFITGPSGSGKSTLLKLLYGEEFPTQGDVIVNGCNVSALRGDRLSLLRRRIGIVFQDYKLIPQRTVAENVTFVLQAQGYTRKEIQRRLEPTLKLVGLLSKADCFPDQLSGGEQQRVSIARAIVGTPPLLLADEPTGNLDPDNSWQVMQILQKLNAFGATVIVTTHDEQLVRRCNRPVVQVRDGRLYRK; the protein is encoded by the coding sequence ATGCCTGTATTAACAAATCCAGCACATGCCGAACAGGCCATTTATGAACAAGAAGATAATACACAAGAAAGCACCAGTAACAGTTATATGGTGCAGTTAAACGCTGTGACCAAAACTTATGGTAACGGTTGTCATGGTTTGCTGGATGTTAATTTAGAGATTAAAAAGAAAGAATTTTTATTCATTACAGGACCTAGTGGTTCGGGGAAGTCAACACTTTTAAAACTGTTGTATGGCGAGGAGTTTCCCACCCAAGGAGATGTGATTGTCAACGGTTGCAATGTTTCGGCTTTGCGAGGCGATCGCTTATCATTATTACGCAGACGTATTGGCATTGTTTTTCAAGACTACAAACTCATCCCCCAACGCACCGTCGCAGAAAATGTAACATTTGTTTTACAAGCTCAAGGTTATACCCGTAAGGAAATTCAAAGGCGTTTGGAACCGACACTAAAATTGGTGGGGTTGCTCTCCAAAGCTGACTGTTTTCCTGATCAGCTTTCTGGAGGAGAACAACAACGGGTAAGTATTGCACGGGCAATTGTAGGAACTCCACCATTACTTTTAGCTGATGAACCTACTGGTAATCTCGATCCTGATAACTCTTGGCAGGTGATGCAGATTTTGCAAAAACTAAACGCTTTTGGGGCGACTGTAATTGTGACTACTCACGACGAACAATTAGTCCGGCGGTGTAATCGTCCTGTAGTTCAGGTTCGTGATGGTAGGCTTTATCGGAAGTAA
- a CDS encoding WecB/TagA/CpsF family glycosyltransferase, with amino-acid sequence MFPTSKVFSVLGIPIHVMSDYPKWLLESLKQEKGAHVVTLNAEMTMQAQQNPSLNKIIQNAELIIPDGAGVVMYLRWLCWQKVQRCPGIELAETLLQVIGQQQPDKTVFFYGGANGVAAKAANYWQQKVPTLNIVGTYSGYHSAEEEEQLLQTLAELQPQVILVGLGVPRQELWIAQNRHLCPQAIWIGVGGSLDIWSGSKNRAPAWLANNNLEWLYRLYKEPWRWRRMLALPQFAVKAFVYRLTT; translated from the coding sequence ATGTTTCCAACATCTAAAGTGTTTTCAGTGCTGGGTATCCCCATTCATGTGATGAGTGACTATCCAAAGTGGTTGCTAGAATCGCTCAAACAAGAAAAAGGCGCTCATGTTGTCACGCTAAATGCCGAAATGACAATGCAGGCGCAGCAAAATCCATCCTTGAATAAAATAATTCAGAATGCTGAATTGATTATCCCTGATGGTGCAGGAGTAGTGATGTATTTGCGCTGGCTTTGTTGGCAAAAAGTCCAGCGTTGTCCAGGAATTGAACTAGCAGAAACGCTGTTGCAAGTAATTGGTCAACAGCAGCCAGATAAAACTGTATTTTTCTACGGAGGTGCAAACGGAGTAGCCGCAAAAGCAGCCAATTATTGGCAACAAAAAGTACCCACTTTAAATATAGTAGGTACTTATTCCGGTTATCACTCCGCCGAAGAAGAAGAACAATTACTACAAACTCTTGCTGAATTACAACCGCAGGTAATTTTGGTTGGCTTGGGTGTACCACGGCAAGAATTATGGATAGCTCAAAACCGTCATTTGTGTCCGCAAGCCATTTGGATTGGTGTGGGCGGTAGTTTGGATATTTGGTCAGGAAGCAAAAACCGCGCTCCAGCTTGGTTAGCTAACAATAATTTGGAGTGGTTATATCGTCTTTACAAAGAACCTTGGCGTTGGCGGAGAATGTTAGCTCTACCCCAATTTGCAGTGAAGGCTTTTGTTTATCGTTTGACTACTTAG
- a CDS encoding response regulator transcription factor, giving the protein MSKIRIALIEDHDLTRVGIRTALQQRQEIEVVGEAANAVEGLNMLKTVQPDIAIIDIGLPDKDGIELTRELKSSISNPDLGTKVLILTLRDNKEAVLAAFAAGADSYCMKDIGFDNLLEAVKVTYNGNAWIDPAIARIVLQQAQQQPPKPEAFKIETESPFPNSQTEDYLDNIDPYTLTERELEVLQLIVEGCSNAIIAERLYITVGTVKTHVRNILNKLSADDRTQAAVRALRSGLVG; this is encoded by the coding sequence ATGAGTAAAATTCGGATTGCCCTGATTGAAGATCATGATCTAACCCGTGTGGGTATTCGGACAGCACTACAACAAAGACAAGAAATTGAAGTTGTCGGAGAAGCTGCCAATGCGGTAGAAGGATTAAATATGTTAAAAACGGTACAACCAGATATTGCGATTATCGATATCGGTTTACCAGACAAAGATGGCATTGAGCTAACAAGAGAATTAAAATCTAGCATCAGTAACCCGGATTTAGGCACAAAAGTATTAATTCTAACCTTACGTGATAATAAAGAAGCCGTTTTGGCGGCTTTCGCAGCTGGCGCTGATTCTTACTGCATGAAGGATATTGGGTTTGATAATTTATTGGAAGCAGTTAAGGTGACTTACAATGGCAATGCTTGGATTGATCCAGCGATCGCCAGAATTGTATTACAACAAGCACAACAACAACCACCTAAACCAGAAGCTTTCAAGATAGAAACAGAAAGTCCATTCCCAAATTCCCAAACAGAAGACTATTTAGATAATATTGACCCCTATACCTTGACAGAAAGGGAGTTAGAAGTACTACAGTTAATCGTCGAAGGCTGTAGTAATGCCATCATAGCTGAACGCTTATATATAACTGTCGGAACAGTAAAAACCCATGTGCGCAATATTTTAAACAAACTCTCCGCCGATGACCGTACCCAAGCTGCTGTCCGGGCTTTACGTTCTGGGCTAGTAGGTTAA
- a CDS encoding SpoIIE family protein phosphatase: MTETEVEKLKLMVVDDEPDNLDLLYRTFRRDFQVYKANHAHKALEILAQEGEMAVIISDQRMPEMNGTELLSRTVGLYPDTIRILLTGFTDVEDLVEAINAGQVFKYITKPWNPERLKAVVEQATDTYRLVKKRTQELQRALRRESLFNAVTTAIRESLDYESMLQKIAATIGQTFEATCCLLKPVENNRLTPNQFYYQNPAVDLPESAFDPSCLIAEVLETGHYLIAQDINNGKQCNYLVVPLCYQQHLLAVLALYQWGLEHPWHDEEIQLITGVAEQAALAVSQAKLYQHLQEKQQQISAELEVARQIQNNLLRQTLPDIKGAKLQACCYPAREVGGDFFEVFVHPTQGDVWLAVGDVSGKGVPAALFMASAISVLRRELSQENPPEPNVVIHNLNHALCDDLISNNCFITFVLARYTPSTRELVYANAGHIYPLVWSNQINAPEKPVYLTVRAIPLGILPKWHAKSGSLVLSPGDTLLLASDGITEAMVSNKLFSTVKNVGGGQLASHSMLNQDGLWQLLQQEPKPLSLNHLLARIQADNHVQDDDQTILSLEVL, from the coding sequence ATGACAGAAACTGAGGTAGAAAAACTCAAGCTCATGGTAGTAGACGATGAGCCAGATAACTTAGATTTACTCTACCGTACTTTTAGGCGAGATTTTCAAGTATATAAAGCTAACCATGCCCATAAAGCTTTAGAAATTCTGGCTCAAGAAGGCGAAATGGCTGTAATTATCTCAGACCAGAGAATGCCTGAAATGAATGGTACAGAACTTCTCAGCCGTACAGTAGGGCTTTACCCCGATACCATTCGGATTTTATTGACAGGCTTTACAGATGTTGAAGATTTGGTAGAAGCCATTAATGCAGGTCAAGTCTTCAAATACATCACCAAACCCTGGAACCCTGAACGGCTAAAAGCTGTAGTTGAACAAGCCACAGACACTTATCGCCTAGTCAAAAAGCGCACCCAAGAATTACAGCGTGCTTTGCGGCGAGAATCTTTATTTAATGCGGTAACAACAGCAATTCGAGAATCTTTAGATTATGAGAGTATGCTGCAAAAAATTGCCGCCACCATCGGACAAACCTTTGAGGCCACTTGTTGTTTACTCAAACCAGTAGAAAACAACCGCTTAACACCAAATCAATTTTACTACCAAAATCCAGCCGTCGATTTACCAGAGAGTGCCTTTGACCCCTCTTGTTTAATTGCTGAGGTACTAGAAACTGGTCATTATCTAATTGCTCAAGATATCAACAATGGTAAACAGTGTAACTACTTAGTAGTACCTCTATGCTATCAACAGCATCTACTGGCTGTGCTAGCACTTTACCAATGGGGACTAGAACATCCTTGGCATGATGAGGAGATTCAGTTAATCACGGGTGTAGCTGAACAAGCTGCCTTAGCGGTTTCCCAAGCAAAACTTTATCAACACCTGCAAGAAAAACAACAACAAATTAGTGCTGAATTAGAAGTTGCGCGGCAAATTCAAAATAATTTACTACGCCAAACTCTACCAGATATCAAAGGCGCAAAATTGCAGGCTTGTTGTTATCCAGCCAGAGAAGTAGGTGGTGACTTTTTTGAAGTCTTTGTCCATCCCACACAAGGAGACGTGTGGTTAGCAGTAGGTGACGTTTCTGGTAAAGGTGTACCGGCTGCTTTATTTATGGCCAGCGCAATTTCTGTATTACGTCGAGAGTTATCTCAAGAAAATCCCCCCGAACCTAATGTAGTTATACATAATCTTAACCATGCTTTATGTGATGACTTAATTAGCAACAATTGCTTTATTACCTTTGTCTTAGCTCGTTATACACCAAGTACTAGAGAGTTAGTTTATGCAAATGCTGGTCATATCTATCCTCTAGTTTGGTCAAATCAAATCAATGCACCAGAAAAACCCGTCTATCTGACAGTTAGAGCTATTCCTTTAGGGATTTTACCTAAGTGGCACGCTAAGTCCGGTAGTTTAGTGCTGTCACCTGGAGATACATTACTGTTAGCCAGCGATGGAATTACAGAGGCTATGGTATCAAATAAACTATTTTCCACCGTAAAAAACGTGGGTGGCGGTCAGCTAGCAAGTCATTCTATGCTGAATCAAGATGGTCTGTGGCAACTCTTACAGCAAGAGCCTAAACCGCTATCTCTTAACCATTTATTAGCTCGTATTCAGGCAGATAACCACGTTCAAGATGACGATCAAACTATACTCTCATTGGAGGTCTTGTAA
- a CDS encoding ATP-binding protein, translated as MKSELHVPSDLNYLNIVENWLLGCLKIQFGDSVDWSRQSSRLRLALVEAYSNVVRHAHKEQPNLPVLLRVEFKERDIAIEIWDYGAGFDMATYFPPNPDDRQEGGYGWLIMNRLMDKVEYQLQVNGANCLKLEATIPEAANN; from the coding sequence ATGAAAAGTGAGCTGCATGTACCAAGTGACTTGAATTATTTAAACATCGTCGAAAACTGGTTATTGGGATGTTTAAAAATTCAGTTTGGCGATTCTGTTGACTGGTCACGGCAGTCAAGCCGCTTGCGCCTAGCGTTGGTGGAAGCCTATTCTAACGTCGTGCGTCACGCCCATAAAGAGCAGCCAAATCTGCCAGTTTTACTGCGTGTGGAATTTAAAGAACGAGATATTGCGATAGAAATTTGGGATTATGGTGCAGGTTTTGATATGGCTACTTATTTTCCACCCAATCCTGATGATAGGCAAGAAGGTGGCTATGGTTGGCTAATTATGAATCGTTTGATGGATAAAGTAGAATATCAGTTGCAAGTTAATGGGGCTAACTGCCTCAAATTAGAAGCTACTATCCCAGAAGCAGCCAATAACTGA
- a CDS encoding homocysteine biosynthesis protein produces the protein MRTIAEINEKISRQTAVVLTVEELKARVLEVGVSKVAQEVDVVTTGTFEPMESTGAIVNLGHTDPPIKIRRCWLDGVPAYSGFGAVDLYLGASCAVDAMDGEEVRERGGGHVIEDLIAGKSIQVRAQGQVTDCYPRASFETTITRDTINQFYLFNPRNLYQNFIVGVNGGDRPLHTYLGPLQPGLANAVYSNPGAISPLFNDPKLQLIGIGTRIFLGGGIGYVAWEGTQHFPLQKRLANQTPIGPAATLALIGDAKQMDARWVRGCYFKSYGPSLMLGVGVPLPVLNEEVVQHCAVQDQDLVAPIVDFSIPRRVRPTFGLVSYAQLKSGRITIEGKTVRAAPLASVFLSRQVAIELKQWIEAGTFTLTEPVAPIPQERSFLPQDRLRDI, from the coding sequence ATGCGAACTATTGCGGAAATTAACGAAAAAATTAGCCGTCAAACTGCGGTAGTCCTAACGGTTGAAGAATTAAAGGCACGAGTTTTAGAAGTTGGCGTGAGTAAAGTTGCTCAAGAAGTTGATGTAGTCACTACTGGCACTTTTGAACCAATGGAATCGACTGGTGCTATCGTCAATCTTGGACACACAGACCCACCAATCAAAATTCGTCGTTGCTGGTTAGATGGTGTTCCCGCCTACAGTGGTTTTGGGGCGGTTGATTTATATTTGGGTGCTAGTTGTGCTGTCGATGCGATGGACGGTGAAGAAGTCCGCGAACGTGGCGGTGGTCATGTCATTGAGGATCTAATCGCGGGTAAATCTATCCAAGTTAGAGCGCAAGGACAGGTAACTGATTGTTATCCCAGAGCAAGTTTTGAAACTACAATCACCCGTGACACAATTAATCAGTTTTATTTATTTAATCCCCGGAATCTCTATCAAAATTTTATCGTAGGGGTGAATGGAGGCGATCGCCCTCTGCATACCTATCTTGGCCCCCTACAGCCAGGGCTGGCAAACGCTGTCTATTCTAACCCAGGTGCAATTTCTCCGCTTTTCAACGACCCCAAATTACAACTCATTGGCATCGGTACACGCATTTTCTTGGGTGGCGGCATTGGTTATGTGGCTTGGGAAGGAACTCAACACTTCCCTTTACAAAAGCGCCTAGCTAATCAAACCCCAATCGGCCCGGCGGCGACTTTAGCCTTAATAGGTGATGCCAAACAAATGGATGCTCGTTGGGTGAGGGGTTGTTATTTCAAAAGCTATGGCCCTTCCTTGATGTTGGGTGTTGGTGTGCCATTGCCAGTGTTAAATGAAGAGGTTGTACAACACTGTGCAGTCCAAGACCAAGATTTAGTCGCGCCAATAGTAGACTTTTCCATTCCTCGGCGTGTTCGCCCCACATTCGGCTTAGTCAGTTACGCTCAACTCAAGTCCGGGCGTATCACCATTGAGGGTAAAACCGTGAGGGCTGCACCTTTAGCCAGCGTCTTTCTCTCTCGACAAGTAGCTATAGAACTAAAACAGTGGATTGAGGCAGGTACTTTCACTCTTACAGAACCAGTCGCCCCGATTCCTCAAGAGCGTTCTTTCCTGCCTCAAGACCGTTTGCGGGATATTTAA